A window from Esox lucius isolate fEsoLuc1 chromosome 16, fEsoLuc1.pri, whole genome shotgun sequence encodes these proteins:
- the LOC105016472 gene encoding E3 ubiquitin-protein ligase RNF19A isoform X3: MMSLHKHRAMGSDRDLQSSTSSVSLPSVKKAPKKRRLSLRNLFRRRREPRSLAELHRGAGVDGIASVEGIHSDIMLNDKNSALSVVGGACTSSLGASGSVFSSRTGELLECPLCLLHHPRESFPDIMTCHHRSCGDCLRQYLRIEISESRVNISCPECSERFNPHDIRIILGDPPLMEKYEEFMLRRWLVADPDCRWCPAPDCGYAVIAFGCASCPKITCGREGCATEFCYHCKQLWHPNQTCDAARQQRAYSLRIRTFRSSSLSYSQESGAADIFNFLTSPIFPTSADDIKPCPRCAAYIIKMNDGSCNHMTCAVCGCEFCWLCMKEISDLHYLSPSGCTFWGKKPWSRKKKILWQLGTLVGAPVGIALIAGIAIPAMIIGIPVYVGRKIHNRYEGKDMSPHRRNLVIAGGVTLSVIMSPVVAAVTVGIGVPIMLAYVYGVVPISLCRSGGCGVYAGNGKGVRIEFDDENDMNIGSGVQATDTTSVADTRNNPSIGESSVGGLTGSLSASGSHMERLGTMRDSLSENASTMALAGASITGSLSGSATVSYLHRLEGQTDVQKERCSLSGESATVSLGTISDNASTKAMAGSILNYIPLDRDGTSIEVQVDIEPGKPGGKLRHRSGSLDDGRSCTPGCPSEGKGGTAKSSSSGKKSKGKLRKRGGVGTKIQEAREDMDAQLLEQRSTTSSEFDCPSLSGSLPSVADSHSSHFSEFSGGSDLESVKTSCSCSHGSSSDYHTRLAAVSPLPEVEGDRLERCPSPQAVVFQPHSPTSPCSSPGPCSCPEVSVSSLCLIAEEHISLVGPAQAELDYTAGGGAAVGQLLKENNNNLQALPPSHLAPPTSLLQNSCIQTEI, translated from the exons ATGATGAGCCTCCATAAGCACCGTGCCATGGGCTCCGACCGGGACCTCCAATCCTCCACATCCTCTGTCAGCCTCCCCTCAGTCAAGAAGGCCCCCAAGAAGAGACGACTGTCGCTGAGAAACCTCTTCAGACGCCGCCGGGAGCCCCGGAGTTTGGCGGAGCTCCACAGAGGAGCTGGGGTGGACGGCATCGCCAGCGTGGAGGGCATTCACTCGGACATCATGCTGAACGATAAGAACTCTGCCCTCTCGGTTGTGGGAGGTGCTTGCACCTCCTCCCTAGGGGCCTCCGGATCGGTCTTCTCCTCCCGGACCGGGGAGCTGCTCGAGTGTCCGCTGTGTCTCCTGCACCACCCCAGGGAGAGTTTCCCCGACATCATGACCTGCCATCACCGGTCTTGCGGAGACTGCCTGCGCCAGTATCTGCGGATAGAGATCAGCGAGTCCCGGGTCAACATCAGCTGTCCAGAGTGCTCGGAGCGCTTCAACCCACACGACATCCGCATCATCCTGGGAGACCCGCCCCTCATGGAGAAGTACGAGGAGTTCATGCTGAGGCGCTGGCTGGTGGCCGACCCAGACTGTCGCTGGTGTCCCGCGCCTGACTGTGG gtatGCGGTGATCGCCTTTGGCTGTGCCAGCTGTCCGAAAATCACGTGCGGCCGTGAGGGCTGCGCCACGGAGTTCTGCTACCACTGCAAGCAGCTGTGGCATCCCAACCAGACGTGTGATGCCGCGCGCCAGCAGAGGGCTTACAGCTTGAGGATACGCACCTTCCGCTCCTCCTCCCTCAGCTACAGCCAGGAGAGTGGAGCAGCag ATATTTTCAATTTTTTGACTAGTCCAATTTTCCCCACCTCAGCTGACGACATCAAGCCGTGTCCGCGCTGCGCTGCTTACATCATCAAGATGAACGACGGCAGCTGTAATCACATGACCTGTGCCGTGTGCGGCTGTGAATTCTGCTGGCTCTGTATGAAGGAGATCTCTGACCTTCACTACCTGAG tccctCAGGCTGCACCTTCTGGGGTAAGAAGCCATGGAGCAGGAAGAAGAAGATCCTATGGCAGCTGGGCACGCTGGTGGGCGCTCCTGTTGGCATTGCTCTTATTGCAGGCATTGCCATCCCTGCCATGATCATTGGCATCCCAGTCTACGTTGGGCGGAAG ATTCACAACCGCTACGAAGGGAAGGACATGTCTCCTCACAGGAGGAACCTGGTGATAGCAGGAGGAGTCACTCTGTCAGTCATCATGTCCCCCGTGGTGGCAGCCGTCACCGTCG gaATTGGTGTGCCCATCATGCTGGCGTATGTCTACGGCGTGGTGCCCATCTCTTTGTGCCGCAGTGGGGGCTGTGGCGTCTACGCTGGTAACGGGAAAGGGGTTCGCATCGAGTTTGATGACGAGAATGATATGAACATTGGCAGCGGGGTGCAGGCCACAG ACACCACCTCCGTGGCCGACACCAGGAACAACCCAAGCATCGGGGAGAGCAGCGTGGGCGGGCTGACGGGCAGCCTGAGTGCCAGCGGGAGCCACATGGAGCGCCTGGGCACCATGAGGGACAGCCTGAGTGAGAATGCCTCCACCATGGCCCTGGCCGGGGCCAGCATCACCGGCTCTCTCTCCGGGAGCGCCACGGTCAGCTACCTGCACAG GCTGGAGGGCCAGACTGATGTCCAGAAGGAGAGGTGTAGTCTGAGTGGAGAGTCGGCCACGGTCAGCTTGGGGACGATCAGTGACAACGCCAGCACCAAAGCAATGGCTGGGTCCATTCTGAACTATATACCTTTGGACCG AGACGGCACCAGTATCGAGGTGCAGGTGGACATTGAGCCTGGTAAACCAGGCGGTAAACTACGGCACCGCAGTGGCAGCCTAGATGACGGGCGGTCCTGCACACCTGGCTGCCCCTCCGAGGGCAAGGGAGGCACCGCCAAGTCCTCTTCCTCAGGGAAGAAGAGTAAAGGCAAgctgaggaagagaggaggagtagGCACTAAGATCCAGGAGGCCAGGGAGGATATGGATGCCCAGCTCCTGGAGCAGCGGAGCACCACCTCCTCAGAGTTCGACTGCCCATCCCTCAGCGGCTCCCTGCCCTCCGTAGCGGATTCCCACTCCTCCCACTTCTCGGAGTTCAGCGGCGGCTCCGACCTGGAGAGCGTGAAGACGTCGTGCAGCTGCAGTCACGGGTCCTCGTCTGACTACCACACCCGCTTGGCCGCCGTCAGCCCCCTGCCGGAGGTGGAGGGGGACCGGCTGGAGAGATGCCCTTCTCCGCAGGCCGTCGTCTTCCAGCCTCACTCTCCCACTTCCCCCTGCTCCTCCCCCGGGCCCTGCTCCTGTCCGGAGGTGTCGGTGTCTTCTCTCTGCCTGATAGCAGAGGAGCACATCAGCCTGGTGGGTCCTGCTCAGGCAGAGTTGGACTATACTGCTGGAGGAGGGGCAGCCGTTGGACAGCTGCTGAAGGAGAACAATAACAACCTGCAGGCCCTGCCCCCCAGCCATTTAGCTCCTCCCACCAGCCTGCTCCAGAACTCCTGTATTCAGACGGAGATATGA
- the LOC105016472 gene encoding E3 ubiquitin-protein ligase RNF19A isoform X2 — protein MMSLHKHRAMGSDRDLQSSTSSVSLPSVKKAPKKRRLSLRNLFRRRREPRSLAELHRGAGVDGIASVEGIHSDIMLNDKNSALSVVGGACTSSLGASGSVFSSRTGELLECPLCLLHHPRESFPDIMTCHHRSCGDCLRQYLRIEISESRVNISCPECSERFNPHDIRIILGDPPLMEKYEEFMLRRWLVADPDCRWCPAPDCGYAVIAFGCASCPKITCGREGCATEFCYHCKQLWHPNQTCDAARQQRAYSLRIRTFRSSSLSYSQESGAAADDIKPCPRCAAYIIKMNDGSCNHMTCAVCGCEFCWLCMKEISDLHYLSPSGCTFWGKKPWSRKKKILWQLGTLVGAPVGIALIAGIAIPAMIIGIPVYVGRKIHNRYEGKDMSPHRRNLVIAGGVTLSVIMSPVVAAVTVGIGVPIMLAYVYGVVPISLCRSGGCGVYAGNGKGVRIEFDDENDMNIGSGVQATDTTSVADTRNNPSIGESSVGGLTGSLSASGSHMERLGTMRDSLSENASTMALAGASITGSLSGSATVSYLHRDTRSWRFRFAWRDIQDQGNYMNRLEGQTDVQKERCSLSGESATVSLGTISDNASTKAMAGSILNYIPLDRDGTSIEVQVDIEPGKPGGKLRHRSGSLDDGRSCTPGCPSEGKGGTAKSSSSGKKSKGKLRKRGGVGTKIQEAREDMDAQLLEQRSTTSSEFDCPSLSGSLPSVADSHSSHFSEFSGGSDLESVKTSCSCSHGSSSDYHTRLAAVSPLPEVEGDRLERCPSPQAVVFQPHSPTSPCSSPGPCSCPEVSVSSLCLIAEEHISLVGPAQAELDYTAGGGAAVGQLLKENNNNLQALPPSHLAPPTSLLQNSCIQTEI, from the exons ATGATGAGCCTCCATAAGCACCGTGCCATGGGCTCCGACCGGGACCTCCAATCCTCCACATCCTCTGTCAGCCTCCCCTCAGTCAAGAAGGCCCCCAAGAAGAGACGACTGTCGCTGAGAAACCTCTTCAGACGCCGCCGGGAGCCCCGGAGTTTGGCGGAGCTCCACAGAGGAGCTGGGGTGGACGGCATCGCCAGCGTGGAGGGCATTCACTCGGACATCATGCTGAACGATAAGAACTCTGCCCTCTCGGTTGTGGGAGGTGCTTGCACCTCCTCCCTAGGGGCCTCCGGATCGGTCTTCTCCTCCCGGACCGGGGAGCTGCTCGAGTGTCCGCTGTGTCTCCTGCACCACCCCAGGGAGAGTTTCCCCGACATCATGACCTGCCATCACCGGTCTTGCGGAGACTGCCTGCGCCAGTATCTGCGGATAGAGATCAGCGAGTCCCGGGTCAACATCAGCTGTCCAGAGTGCTCGGAGCGCTTCAACCCACACGACATCCGCATCATCCTGGGAGACCCGCCCCTCATGGAGAAGTACGAGGAGTTCATGCTGAGGCGCTGGCTGGTGGCCGACCCAGACTGTCGCTGGTGTCCCGCGCCTGACTGTGG gtatGCGGTGATCGCCTTTGGCTGTGCCAGCTGTCCGAAAATCACGTGCGGCCGTGAGGGCTGCGCCACGGAGTTCTGCTACCACTGCAAGCAGCTGTGGCATCCCAACCAGACGTGTGATGCCGCGCGCCAGCAGAGGGCTTACAGCTTGAGGATACGCACCTTCCGCTCCTCCTCCCTCAGCTACAGCCAGGAGAGTGGAGCAGCag CTGACGACATCAAGCCGTGTCCGCGCTGCGCTGCTTACATCATCAAGATGAACGACGGCAGCTGTAATCACATGACCTGTGCCGTGTGCGGCTGTGAATTCTGCTGGCTCTGTATGAAGGAGATCTCTGACCTTCACTACCTGAG tccctCAGGCTGCACCTTCTGGGGTAAGAAGCCATGGAGCAGGAAGAAGAAGATCCTATGGCAGCTGGGCACGCTGGTGGGCGCTCCTGTTGGCATTGCTCTTATTGCAGGCATTGCCATCCCTGCCATGATCATTGGCATCCCAGTCTACGTTGGGCGGAAG ATTCACAACCGCTACGAAGGGAAGGACATGTCTCCTCACAGGAGGAACCTGGTGATAGCAGGAGGAGTCACTCTGTCAGTCATCATGTCCCCCGTGGTGGCAGCCGTCACCGTCG gaATTGGTGTGCCCATCATGCTGGCGTATGTCTACGGCGTGGTGCCCATCTCTTTGTGCCGCAGTGGGGGCTGTGGCGTCTACGCTGGTAACGGGAAAGGGGTTCGCATCGAGTTTGATGACGAGAATGATATGAACATTGGCAGCGGGGTGCAGGCCACAG ACACCACCTCCGTGGCCGACACCAGGAACAACCCAAGCATCGGGGAGAGCAGCGTGGGCGGGCTGACGGGCAGCCTGAGTGCCAGCGGGAGCCACATGGAGCGCCTGGGCACCATGAGGGACAGCCTGAGTGAGAATGCCTCCACCATGGCCCTGGCCGGGGCCAGCATCACCGGCTCTCTCTCCGGGAGCGCCACGGTCAGCTACCTGCACAG GGACACCAGGTCCTGGCGTTTTAGGTTTGCTTGGAGGGACATCCAAGACCAGGGCAACTACATGAACAG GCTGGAGGGCCAGACTGATGTCCAGAAGGAGAGGTGTAGTCTGAGTGGAGAGTCGGCCACGGTCAGCTTGGGGACGATCAGTGACAACGCCAGCACCAAAGCAATGGCTGGGTCCATTCTGAACTATATACCTTTGGACCG AGACGGCACCAGTATCGAGGTGCAGGTGGACATTGAGCCTGGTAAACCAGGCGGTAAACTACGGCACCGCAGTGGCAGCCTAGATGACGGGCGGTCCTGCACACCTGGCTGCCCCTCCGAGGGCAAGGGAGGCACCGCCAAGTCCTCTTCCTCAGGGAAGAAGAGTAAAGGCAAgctgaggaagagaggaggagtagGCACTAAGATCCAGGAGGCCAGGGAGGATATGGATGCCCAGCTCCTGGAGCAGCGGAGCACCACCTCCTCAGAGTTCGACTGCCCATCCCTCAGCGGCTCCCTGCCCTCCGTAGCGGATTCCCACTCCTCCCACTTCTCGGAGTTCAGCGGCGGCTCCGACCTGGAGAGCGTGAAGACGTCGTGCAGCTGCAGTCACGGGTCCTCGTCTGACTACCACACCCGCTTGGCCGCCGTCAGCCCCCTGCCGGAGGTGGAGGGGGACCGGCTGGAGAGATGCCCTTCTCCGCAGGCCGTCGTCTTCCAGCCTCACTCTCCCACTTCCCCCTGCTCCTCCCCCGGGCCCTGCTCCTGTCCGGAGGTGTCGGTGTCTTCTCTCTGCCTGATAGCAGAGGAGCACATCAGCCTGGTGGGTCCTGCTCAGGCAGAGTTGGACTATACTGCTGGAGGAGGGGCAGCCGTTGGACAGCTGCTGAAGGAGAACAATAACAACCTGCAGGCCCTGCCCCCCAGCCATTTAGCTCCTCCCACCAGCCTGCTCCAGAACTCCTGTATTCAGACGGAGATATGA
- the LOC105016472 gene encoding E3 ubiquitin-protein ligase RNF19A isoform X1, whose protein sequence is MMSLHKHRAMGSDRDLQSSTSSVSLPSVKKAPKKRRLSLRNLFRRRREPRSLAELHRGAGVDGIASVEGIHSDIMLNDKNSALSVVGGACTSSLGASGSVFSSRTGELLECPLCLLHHPRESFPDIMTCHHRSCGDCLRQYLRIEISESRVNISCPECSERFNPHDIRIILGDPPLMEKYEEFMLRRWLVADPDCRWCPAPDCGYAVIAFGCASCPKITCGREGCATEFCYHCKQLWHPNQTCDAARQQRAYSLRIRTFRSSSLSYSQESGAADIFNFLTSPIFPTSADDIKPCPRCAAYIIKMNDGSCNHMTCAVCGCEFCWLCMKEISDLHYLSPSGCTFWGKKPWSRKKKILWQLGTLVGAPVGIALIAGIAIPAMIIGIPVYVGRKIHNRYEGKDMSPHRRNLVIAGGVTLSVIMSPVVAAVTVGIGVPIMLAYVYGVVPISLCRSGGCGVYAGNGKGVRIEFDDENDMNIGSGVQATDTTSVADTRNNPSIGESSVGGLTGSLSASGSHMERLGTMRDSLSENASTMALAGASITGSLSGSATVSYLHRDTRSWRFRFAWRDIQDQGNYMNRLEGQTDVQKERCSLSGESATVSLGTISDNASTKAMAGSILNYIPLDRDGTSIEVQVDIEPGKPGGKLRHRSGSLDDGRSCTPGCPSEGKGGTAKSSSSGKKSKGKLRKRGGVGTKIQEAREDMDAQLLEQRSTTSSEFDCPSLSGSLPSVADSHSSHFSEFSGGSDLESVKTSCSCSHGSSSDYHTRLAAVSPLPEVEGDRLERCPSPQAVVFQPHSPTSPCSSPGPCSCPEVSVSSLCLIAEEHISLVGPAQAELDYTAGGGAAVGQLLKENNNNLQALPPSHLAPPTSLLQNSCIQTEI, encoded by the exons ATGATGAGCCTCCATAAGCACCGTGCCATGGGCTCCGACCGGGACCTCCAATCCTCCACATCCTCTGTCAGCCTCCCCTCAGTCAAGAAGGCCCCCAAGAAGAGACGACTGTCGCTGAGAAACCTCTTCAGACGCCGCCGGGAGCCCCGGAGTTTGGCGGAGCTCCACAGAGGAGCTGGGGTGGACGGCATCGCCAGCGTGGAGGGCATTCACTCGGACATCATGCTGAACGATAAGAACTCTGCCCTCTCGGTTGTGGGAGGTGCTTGCACCTCCTCCCTAGGGGCCTCCGGATCGGTCTTCTCCTCCCGGACCGGGGAGCTGCTCGAGTGTCCGCTGTGTCTCCTGCACCACCCCAGGGAGAGTTTCCCCGACATCATGACCTGCCATCACCGGTCTTGCGGAGACTGCCTGCGCCAGTATCTGCGGATAGAGATCAGCGAGTCCCGGGTCAACATCAGCTGTCCAGAGTGCTCGGAGCGCTTCAACCCACACGACATCCGCATCATCCTGGGAGACCCGCCCCTCATGGAGAAGTACGAGGAGTTCATGCTGAGGCGCTGGCTGGTGGCCGACCCAGACTGTCGCTGGTGTCCCGCGCCTGACTGTGG gtatGCGGTGATCGCCTTTGGCTGTGCCAGCTGTCCGAAAATCACGTGCGGCCGTGAGGGCTGCGCCACGGAGTTCTGCTACCACTGCAAGCAGCTGTGGCATCCCAACCAGACGTGTGATGCCGCGCGCCAGCAGAGGGCTTACAGCTTGAGGATACGCACCTTCCGCTCCTCCTCCCTCAGCTACAGCCAGGAGAGTGGAGCAGCag ATATTTTCAATTTTTTGACTAGTCCAATTTTCCCCACCTCAGCTGACGACATCAAGCCGTGTCCGCGCTGCGCTGCTTACATCATCAAGATGAACGACGGCAGCTGTAATCACATGACCTGTGCCGTGTGCGGCTGTGAATTCTGCTGGCTCTGTATGAAGGAGATCTCTGACCTTCACTACCTGAG tccctCAGGCTGCACCTTCTGGGGTAAGAAGCCATGGAGCAGGAAGAAGAAGATCCTATGGCAGCTGGGCACGCTGGTGGGCGCTCCTGTTGGCATTGCTCTTATTGCAGGCATTGCCATCCCTGCCATGATCATTGGCATCCCAGTCTACGTTGGGCGGAAG ATTCACAACCGCTACGAAGGGAAGGACATGTCTCCTCACAGGAGGAACCTGGTGATAGCAGGAGGAGTCACTCTGTCAGTCATCATGTCCCCCGTGGTGGCAGCCGTCACCGTCG gaATTGGTGTGCCCATCATGCTGGCGTATGTCTACGGCGTGGTGCCCATCTCTTTGTGCCGCAGTGGGGGCTGTGGCGTCTACGCTGGTAACGGGAAAGGGGTTCGCATCGAGTTTGATGACGAGAATGATATGAACATTGGCAGCGGGGTGCAGGCCACAG ACACCACCTCCGTGGCCGACACCAGGAACAACCCAAGCATCGGGGAGAGCAGCGTGGGCGGGCTGACGGGCAGCCTGAGTGCCAGCGGGAGCCACATGGAGCGCCTGGGCACCATGAGGGACAGCCTGAGTGAGAATGCCTCCACCATGGCCCTGGCCGGGGCCAGCATCACCGGCTCTCTCTCCGGGAGCGCCACGGTCAGCTACCTGCACAG GGACACCAGGTCCTGGCGTTTTAGGTTTGCTTGGAGGGACATCCAAGACCAGGGCAACTACATGAACAG GCTGGAGGGCCAGACTGATGTCCAGAAGGAGAGGTGTAGTCTGAGTGGAGAGTCGGCCACGGTCAGCTTGGGGACGATCAGTGACAACGCCAGCACCAAAGCAATGGCTGGGTCCATTCTGAACTATATACCTTTGGACCG AGACGGCACCAGTATCGAGGTGCAGGTGGACATTGAGCCTGGTAAACCAGGCGGTAAACTACGGCACCGCAGTGGCAGCCTAGATGACGGGCGGTCCTGCACACCTGGCTGCCCCTCCGAGGGCAAGGGAGGCACCGCCAAGTCCTCTTCCTCAGGGAAGAAGAGTAAAGGCAAgctgaggaagagaggaggagtagGCACTAAGATCCAGGAGGCCAGGGAGGATATGGATGCCCAGCTCCTGGAGCAGCGGAGCACCACCTCCTCAGAGTTCGACTGCCCATCCCTCAGCGGCTCCCTGCCCTCCGTAGCGGATTCCCACTCCTCCCACTTCTCGGAGTTCAGCGGCGGCTCCGACCTGGAGAGCGTGAAGACGTCGTGCAGCTGCAGTCACGGGTCCTCGTCTGACTACCACACCCGCTTGGCCGCCGTCAGCCCCCTGCCGGAGGTGGAGGGGGACCGGCTGGAGAGATGCCCTTCTCCGCAGGCCGTCGTCTTCCAGCCTCACTCTCCCACTTCCCCCTGCTCCTCCCCCGGGCCCTGCTCCTGTCCGGAGGTGTCGGTGTCTTCTCTCTGCCTGATAGCAGAGGAGCACATCAGCCTGGTGGGTCCTGCTCAGGCAGAGTTGGACTATACTGCTGGAGGAGGGGCAGCCGTTGGACAGCTGCTGAAGGAGAACAATAACAACCTGCAGGCCCTGCCCCCCAGCCATTTAGCTCCTCCCACCAGCCTGCTCCAGAACTCCTGTATTCAGACGGAGATATGA
- the LOC105016472 gene encoding E3 ubiquitin-protein ligase RNF19A isoform X4, which produces MMSLHKHRAMGSDRDLQSSTSSVSLPSVKKAPKKRRLSLRNLFRRRREPRSLAELHRGAGVDGIASVEGIHSDIMLNDKNSALSVVGGACTSSLGASGSVFSSRTGELLECPLCLLHHPRESFPDIMTCHHRSCGDCLRQYLRIEISESRVNISCPECSERFNPHDIRIILGDPPLMEKYEEFMLRRWLVADPDCRWCPAPDCGYAVIAFGCASCPKITCGREGCATEFCYHCKQLWHPNQTCDAARQQRAYSLRIRTFRSSSLSYSQESGAAADDIKPCPRCAAYIIKMNDGSCNHMTCAVCGCEFCWLCMKEISDLHYLSPSGCTFWGKKPWSRKKKILWQLGTLVGAPVGIALIAGIAIPAMIIGIPVYVGRKIHNRYEGKDMSPHRRNLVIAGGVTLSVIMSPVVAAVTVGIGVPIMLAYVYGVVPISLCRSGGCGVYAGNGKGVRIEFDDENDMNIGSGVQATDTTSVADTRNNPSIGESSVGGLTGSLSASGSHMERLGTMRDSLSENASTMALAGASITGSLSGSATVSYLHRLEGQTDVQKERCSLSGESATVSLGTISDNASTKAMAGSILNYIPLDRDGTSIEVQVDIEPGKPGGKLRHRSGSLDDGRSCTPGCPSEGKGGTAKSSSSGKKSKGKLRKRGGVGTKIQEAREDMDAQLLEQRSTTSSEFDCPSLSGSLPSVADSHSSHFSEFSGGSDLESVKTSCSCSHGSSSDYHTRLAAVSPLPEVEGDRLERCPSPQAVVFQPHSPTSPCSSPGPCSCPEVSVSSLCLIAEEHISLVGPAQAELDYTAGGGAAVGQLLKENNNNLQALPPSHLAPPTSLLQNSCIQTEI; this is translated from the exons ATGATGAGCCTCCATAAGCACCGTGCCATGGGCTCCGACCGGGACCTCCAATCCTCCACATCCTCTGTCAGCCTCCCCTCAGTCAAGAAGGCCCCCAAGAAGAGACGACTGTCGCTGAGAAACCTCTTCAGACGCCGCCGGGAGCCCCGGAGTTTGGCGGAGCTCCACAGAGGAGCTGGGGTGGACGGCATCGCCAGCGTGGAGGGCATTCACTCGGACATCATGCTGAACGATAAGAACTCTGCCCTCTCGGTTGTGGGAGGTGCTTGCACCTCCTCCCTAGGGGCCTCCGGATCGGTCTTCTCCTCCCGGACCGGGGAGCTGCTCGAGTGTCCGCTGTGTCTCCTGCACCACCCCAGGGAGAGTTTCCCCGACATCATGACCTGCCATCACCGGTCTTGCGGAGACTGCCTGCGCCAGTATCTGCGGATAGAGATCAGCGAGTCCCGGGTCAACATCAGCTGTCCAGAGTGCTCGGAGCGCTTCAACCCACACGACATCCGCATCATCCTGGGAGACCCGCCCCTCATGGAGAAGTACGAGGAGTTCATGCTGAGGCGCTGGCTGGTGGCCGACCCAGACTGTCGCTGGTGTCCCGCGCCTGACTGTGG gtatGCGGTGATCGCCTTTGGCTGTGCCAGCTGTCCGAAAATCACGTGCGGCCGTGAGGGCTGCGCCACGGAGTTCTGCTACCACTGCAAGCAGCTGTGGCATCCCAACCAGACGTGTGATGCCGCGCGCCAGCAGAGGGCTTACAGCTTGAGGATACGCACCTTCCGCTCCTCCTCCCTCAGCTACAGCCAGGAGAGTGGAGCAGCag CTGACGACATCAAGCCGTGTCCGCGCTGCGCTGCTTACATCATCAAGATGAACGACGGCAGCTGTAATCACATGACCTGTGCCGTGTGCGGCTGTGAATTCTGCTGGCTCTGTATGAAGGAGATCTCTGACCTTCACTACCTGAG tccctCAGGCTGCACCTTCTGGGGTAAGAAGCCATGGAGCAGGAAGAAGAAGATCCTATGGCAGCTGGGCACGCTGGTGGGCGCTCCTGTTGGCATTGCTCTTATTGCAGGCATTGCCATCCCTGCCATGATCATTGGCATCCCAGTCTACGTTGGGCGGAAG ATTCACAACCGCTACGAAGGGAAGGACATGTCTCCTCACAGGAGGAACCTGGTGATAGCAGGAGGAGTCACTCTGTCAGTCATCATGTCCCCCGTGGTGGCAGCCGTCACCGTCG gaATTGGTGTGCCCATCATGCTGGCGTATGTCTACGGCGTGGTGCCCATCTCTTTGTGCCGCAGTGGGGGCTGTGGCGTCTACGCTGGTAACGGGAAAGGGGTTCGCATCGAGTTTGATGACGAGAATGATATGAACATTGGCAGCGGGGTGCAGGCCACAG ACACCACCTCCGTGGCCGACACCAGGAACAACCCAAGCATCGGGGAGAGCAGCGTGGGCGGGCTGACGGGCAGCCTGAGTGCCAGCGGGAGCCACATGGAGCGCCTGGGCACCATGAGGGACAGCCTGAGTGAGAATGCCTCCACCATGGCCCTGGCCGGGGCCAGCATCACCGGCTCTCTCTCCGGGAGCGCCACGGTCAGCTACCTGCACAG GCTGGAGGGCCAGACTGATGTCCAGAAGGAGAGGTGTAGTCTGAGTGGAGAGTCGGCCACGGTCAGCTTGGGGACGATCAGTGACAACGCCAGCACCAAAGCAATGGCTGGGTCCATTCTGAACTATATACCTTTGGACCG AGACGGCACCAGTATCGAGGTGCAGGTGGACATTGAGCCTGGTAAACCAGGCGGTAAACTACGGCACCGCAGTGGCAGCCTAGATGACGGGCGGTCCTGCACACCTGGCTGCCCCTCCGAGGGCAAGGGAGGCACCGCCAAGTCCTCTTCCTCAGGGAAGAAGAGTAAAGGCAAgctgaggaagagaggaggagtagGCACTAAGATCCAGGAGGCCAGGGAGGATATGGATGCCCAGCTCCTGGAGCAGCGGAGCACCACCTCCTCAGAGTTCGACTGCCCATCCCTCAGCGGCTCCCTGCCCTCCGTAGCGGATTCCCACTCCTCCCACTTCTCGGAGTTCAGCGGCGGCTCCGACCTGGAGAGCGTGAAGACGTCGTGCAGCTGCAGTCACGGGTCCTCGTCTGACTACCACACCCGCTTGGCCGCCGTCAGCCCCCTGCCGGAGGTGGAGGGGGACCGGCTGGAGAGATGCCCTTCTCCGCAGGCCGTCGTCTTCCAGCCTCACTCTCCCACTTCCCCCTGCTCCTCCCCCGGGCCCTGCTCCTGTCCGGAGGTGTCGGTGTCTTCTCTCTGCCTGATAGCAGAGGAGCACATCAGCCTGGTGGGTCCTGCTCAGGCAGAGTTGGACTATACTGCTGGAGGAGGGGCAGCCGTTGGACAGCTGCTGAAGGAGAACAATAACAACCTGCAGGCCCTGCCCCCCAGCCATTTAGCTCCTCCCACCAGCCTGCTCCAGAACTCCTGTATTCAGACGGAGATATGA